The following proteins are encoded in a genomic region of Chryseobacterium cucumeris:
- a CDS encoding LytR/AlgR family response regulator transcription factor yields MNIIIIEDEFRAAKSLQNLISDLKPESKILGVYDSIETSIEGLKEIKPDLIFMDIHLSDGLSFEIFKSVEITCPVVFCTAFDQYMLDAFKSKGVDYVLKPFSREDIAEALRKVDELKKFFQKNELPDLESLIQKISQPATAGKSSFLVFKNQKYTTIPTEDIAYFYIHNEITHLVTFTKEQFPLTQPLGQVAEQVSDKQFFRVNRQYLVNFKAIKEMEHYFQRKILVKLTIETPEKLLINKEKTHSFFTWLEDR; encoded by the coding sequence ATGAATATAATCATTATTGAAGATGAATTCAGGGCGGCAAAATCCCTGCAGAATTTAATTTCAGACTTAAAACCTGAATCAAAGATACTAGGTGTTTACGACAGTATTGAAACAAGTATTGAAGGCTTAAAGGAAATCAAACCTGATCTTATTTTTATGGATATCCATCTTTCGGACGGACTCTCCTTTGAAATTTTCAAATCAGTGGAGATTACCTGCCCTGTGGTTTTCTGTACTGCCTTTGATCAGTATATGCTGGATGCTTTTAAAAGTAAAGGAGTTGATTATGTTTTGAAACCATTTTCCAGGGAAGATATTGCCGAAGCCCTGCGAAAAGTTGATGAACTGAAAAAATTCTTCCAGAAAAATGAACTTCCGGACCTGGAGTCTCTGATACAGAAAATCAGCCAGCCTGCTACTGCAGGTAAGAGTAGTTTTCTGGTTTTTAAAAATCAGAAATACACCACCATTCCTACCGAAGACATTGCTTATTTTTATATTCATAATGAGATCACCCATCTGGTTACATTCACAAAGGAACAGTTTCCTCTTACCCAGCCTTTAGGACAAGTGGCGGAACAGGTTTCCGACAAACAATTCTTCAGAGTCAACAGGCAATATCTCGTTAATTTTAAAGCGATTAAGGAGATGGAACATTATTTTCAGCGTAAAATACTGGTAAAACTCACTATTGAAACCCCTGAAAAACTTTTGATTAACAAAGAAAAGACCCATAGTTTTTTTACTTGGCTGGAGGATAGATAA
- a CDS encoding sensor histidine kinase produces MQQQKIKISQAIIWISSIFLGVLSSVPQLASNEFNWKEAVVNSAITAAFSVIMWYVNIYMLNRTTKRRQHISYSRLMVVLAFGMVIMFGLAWIQQLILSHINFGPVMLMVEVRGILINLVCYMFLTLLQNNYTGQQIQLELEKVKSDNLGAQYELLKQQINPHFLFNSLNTLKLMAETHDEETVDFIVKLSDFYRFTLESRKLDLISVQEEMKIVDSYLFLQKARFGEGIKFTNELGKETAQTLIPPFTLQLLVENCIKHNIVSQSKPLHITIYTADDNIVIENPIQRKVTPEDSLGVGLDNIKMRYKHLLEKDITIHSGEKTFQIKLPLIHEYNHY; encoded by the coding sequence ATGCAACAGCAAAAAATAAAAATCTCACAAGCTATTATCTGGATAAGCTCCATTTTCCTGGGAGTTCTATCTTCTGTACCCCAGCTGGCGTCTAATGAGTTCAACTGGAAAGAAGCCGTGGTCAACTCAGCTATTACGGCAGCATTTTCGGTGATCATGTGGTACGTCAATATTTATATGCTGAACCGCACCACAAAACGCAGACAGCATATCTCGTATTCCAGATTGATGGTGGTACTGGCTTTCGGGATGGTGATTATGTTTGGACTGGCATGGATTCAGCAGCTGATTCTGTCTCATATCAATTTTGGTCCTGTAATGCTGATGGTGGAAGTAAGGGGAATTCTGATTAACCTGGTTTGCTATATGTTTCTTACGCTGCTTCAGAACAACTATACAGGGCAGCAGATACAGCTTGAACTGGAAAAGGTAAAGAGTGATAATCTGGGTGCTCAGTATGAATTATTAAAGCAGCAGATCAATCCGCATTTTCTTTTCAACAGTTTGAATACGTTAAAATTAATGGCAGAGACTCATGACGAAGAAACCGTTGATTTTATTGTCAAGCTTTCTGATTTTTACCGTTTTACGCTGGAAAGCCGTAAGCTGGATCTGATCAGCGTTCAGGAAGAAATGAAAATCGTGGATTCTTATCTTTTTCTTCAGAAAGCCCGTTTTGGAGAAGGGATTAAGTTTACCAACGAGTTAGGAAAAGAAACCGCTCAAACGCTTATTCCTCCTTTTACCCTTCAGCTATTGGTAGAGAACTGCATCAAACATAATATTGTTTCTCAAAGCAAACCTCTGCACATTACAATTTATACCGCTGACGATAATATCGTGATCGAAAATCCTATACAGCGAAAAGTAACCCCTGAAGATTCTTTGGGAGTTGGACTGGACAATATTAAAATGCGCTACAAACATTTATTGGAAAAGGATATTACCATTCATTCAGGCGAAAAAACATTTCAGATAAAACTACCATTAATCCATGAATATAATCATTATTGA
- a CDS encoding heme-binding domain-containing protein: MDTVKKKRNPIAIVFLAILGVFGGLQLFSKPLEGKPVTGKIEAPKEVISILENSCFSCHSNQQNLSWYDKLAPVSWAVNKDIKRAREVLNFSEWEKLSPAEHQGKMYAILNMMQSGKMPLHEYTLLHPSARITAKDIETIKKYTLSLSSAGPSVQKKIETPQVSSSVLDPASTNFPVSPNGVRYTDDFKNWKVISMSTLFDNSIRVIYGNDIAVKAVKTENFHPWPDGSVVVKSVWKQEELPDGEIRPGKFINAQFMVKDPRQYKDTEGWGFAKFSGDDLYPTGKTASFAKESCIACHRQLAEKTGYLFDVPMKVNTQRLIQNLQKK, encoded by the coding sequence ATGGATACCGTAAAGAAAAAAAGAAATCCCATTGCCATCGTATTTCTGGCTATACTAGGTGTTTTCGGAGGGTTGCAGCTATTCAGTAAACCTTTGGAAGGAAAACCGGTTACAGGAAAAATTGAAGCCCCAAAGGAAGTGATCAGTATTCTTGAAAACTCATGTTTCAGCTGTCATTCCAATCAGCAGAATTTAAGCTGGTATGATAAACTTGCTCCTGTTTCCTGGGCTGTGAACAAAGATATCAAAAGAGCCAGAGAAGTCCTGAACTTCTCAGAATGGGAAAAGTTATCTCCTGCAGAACATCAGGGAAAAATGTACGCTATTCTCAATATGATGCAAAGTGGTAAAATGCCTCTCCATGAGTACACCCTTCTGCATCCCTCAGCCAGGATTACAGCAAAAGATATTGAAACGATCAAAAAATATACACTTTCATTATCCTCAGCAGGTCCTTCTGTTCAAAAAAAGATTGAGACACCTCAGGTATCATCCTCTGTACTAGATCCGGCATCAACCAATTTCCCGGTTTCTCCCAACGGTGTTCGATACACCGATGATTTTAAAAACTGGAAAGTCATCAGCATGAGTACGCTGTTTGATAACTCTATCCGTGTAATTTATGGAAATGATATTGCGGTAAAGGCTGTGAAAACTGAGAACTTTCATCCGTGGCCGGACGGAAGTGTGGTAGTAAAATCCGTATGGAAACAAGAAGAGCTTCCAGATGGAGAAATCAGACCCGGAAAGTTTATCAATGCGCAGTTTATGGTAAAAGATCCCAGACAATATAAAGATACAGAGGGTTGGGGATTTGCAAAATTTTCCGGAGATGATCTTTATCCGACAGGAAAAACCGCTTCCTTCGCCAAAGAATCCTGCATTGCCTGCCACAGACAACTCGCTGAAAAAACAGGATATCTGTTTGATGTTCCCATGAAAGTAAATACCCAAAGACTCATTCAAAATTTACAGAAAAAATGA
- a CDS encoding SDR family oxidoreductase encodes MKKFSNKLAIVTGGNSGIGFAAAKELISEGATVIITGRRKEAVEKAARELGAIPFISDQANLNDIDLLKENIEKQFGKIDILFINAGITGTLTPIEDMDTENFDQVMNINFRGAYFTLSKFIPLLNDGASVIFLSSIVASTYKPNSSAYQASKAALNSIAKTAAAELAPRKIRVNMISPGPIKTEIMSKAGLDEETLKNIQNHLIEQIPMKKMGTAEEIAKLVTYLADNDSSGYVTGTEIVIDGGITL; translated from the coding sequence ATGAAAAAATTCAGTAACAAACTGGCTATCGTAACAGGAGGAAACAGCGGGATCGGATTCGCTGCAGCAAAAGAACTTATTTCAGAAGGAGCAACCGTGATCATTACCGGAAGGCGAAAAGAAGCTGTAGAAAAAGCAGCCCGCGAACTTGGTGCCATTCCGTTTATCTCAGATCAGGCTAACCTTAACGATATTGATCTTTTAAAAGAAAATATTGAGAAACAATTCGGGAAAATAGACATCCTTTTTATCAATGCAGGAATTACAGGTACGTTGACTCCGATTGAAGATATGGATACCGAAAATTTTGATCAGGTCATGAACATCAATTTCAGGGGAGCTTACTTTACATTAAGCAAATTCATTCCATTATTAAACGATGGTGCTTCTGTCATCTTTTTATCTTCTATTGTGGCTTCTACCTATAAACCCAACAGTTCCGCTTATCAGGCAAGCAAGGCAGCATTGAACTCCATTGCAAAAACAGCCGCCGCAGAATTAGCTCCAAGAAAAATCAGAGTGAATATGATAAGTCCGGGTCCGATAAAAACAGAAATCATGAGTAAAGCAGGCCTGGATGAAGAAACTTTGAAAAATATCCAAAACCATCTCATAGAACAGATTCCAATGAAGAAAATGGGAACCGCTGAAGAGATTGCCAAACTGGTTACTTATTTAGCCGACAACGATTCTTCCGGGTATGTCACCGGAACTGAAATTGTGATAGATGGTGGTATTACTTTATAA
- a CDS encoding winged helix-turn-helix transcriptional regulator, whose translation MERDQNEELRALQDTLYFIGGKWRIPVINSLCNGNRRFREIERSIPGITTRMLSKELKDMELNKLLKRTVYPETPVLIEYEPTEYCRTFGNIIQEMINWGREHRRVIVEDRK comes from the coding sequence ATGGAAAGAGACCAGAACGAAGAACTCAGAGCATTACAGGATACCCTTTATTTTATCGGAGGCAAATGGCGGATTCCTGTCATCAATTCACTGTGTAACGGGAACAGACGCTTCAGGGAAATTGAAAGGAGTATTCCCGGAATTACCACCAGAATGCTTTCTAAAGAACTGAAAGATATGGAACTGAATAAACTGCTAAAACGCACCGTTTATCCCGAAACTCCTGTTTTAATAGAATATGAACCCACAGAATACTGCCGAACCTTTGGAAATATCATTCAGGAAATGATCAACTGGGGCAGGGAGCATAGAAGAGTAATTGTGGAAGATAGGAAATAA
- a CDS encoding NADP-dependent isocitrate dehydrogenase, with product MSEKSKIYYTLTDEAPMLATHSFLPIVKAFTKSADIEIAVPDISLAGRILANFPEFLKDDQKIGDALAELGELATKPEANIIKLPNISASVPQLDAAIAELQGKGFAVPNYPAEPKNDEEKAIKAKYAKVLGSAVNPVLREGNSDRRAPKAVKNYAKANPHRMGDWASDSKTDVAHMNNGDFYGTETSTTLENATKYRIVFKGNDGSEYVLKDYAGLQAGEVIDSSVMNLKALKAFVQEAIEEAKKRNVLLSAHLKATMMKISDPIIFGAIVETFFKEVFTKYAETFKSLDINPNNGLADLFEKIKGNAQEADIKADIEKALAEGPRVAMVNSDKGITNFHVPSDIIVDASMAALVRGGGKMWNKDGHEEDTVCIIPDRSYAGFYQSVIDDMKAHGKLDPTTMGSVPNVGLMAQKAEEYGSHDKTFQLSADGTVEVQDEAGNVLLSQKVEKDDIFRMCQTKDAPIQDWVKLAVNRSRLSDTPAIFWLDKGRAHDREIIKKVEKYLADHDTTGLDIRILDVKDAMTETLKRAREGKDTISVSGNVLRDYLTDLFPILELGTSAKMLSIVPLMNGGGLFETGAGGSAPKHIEQFLEEGYLRWDSLGEFLALQASLEHLAQTQGNTKSQVLADALDEANAKFLATDKSPARKVGQIDNRGSHFYLAMYWAEALANQTADAELAAQFAPVAQAMQENEEVINAELIGAQGKPQNIEGYYKADTYKTYAAMRPSTVLNEIIDGI from the coding sequence ATGTCAGAAAAATCAAAAATCTATTACACACTTACTGATGAAGCTCCAATGCTGGCTACTCACTCGTTTTTACCTATCGTAAAAGCTTTTACAAAATCAGCAGATATCGAAATCGCAGTACCGGACATTTCTTTGGCAGGAAGAATTTTAGCCAACTTTCCTGAGTTTTTGAAAGACGACCAAAAGATCGGTGATGCTTTGGCAGAACTTGGAGAATTGGCAACAAAACCTGAAGCCAACATCATTAAGTTACCGAACATTTCTGCTTCTGTACCTCAATTGGATGCAGCGATTGCGGAATTACAAGGTAAAGGTTTCGCAGTTCCAAACTATCCTGCAGAACCTAAAAATGACGAAGAAAAAGCGATCAAAGCTAAATATGCCAAGGTATTAGGAAGTGCTGTAAACCCTGTATTAAGAGAAGGAAACTCTGACAGACGTGCTCCAAAAGCTGTTAAAAACTATGCAAAAGCTAATCCTCACAGAATGGGTGATTGGGCATCTGACAGCAAAACTGATGTGGCTCACATGAACAATGGTGATTTCTATGGTACAGAAACTTCTACAACTTTAGAAAACGCTACAAAATACAGAATCGTATTTAAAGGAAATGACGGTTCTGAATATGTTTTAAAAGACTACGCAGGTCTTCAGGCTGGTGAAGTAATTGATTCTTCTGTTATGAACTTAAAGGCATTGAAAGCATTCGTTCAGGAAGCTATCGAGGAAGCTAAGAAAAGAAATGTACTTCTTTCTGCTCACCTTAAAGCAACGATGATGAAAATCTCTGACCCAATCATTTTCGGGGCTATCGTTGAGACTTTCTTCAAAGAAGTATTTACAAAATATGCTGAGACTTTCAAGTCTTTAGATATCAATCCAAATAACGGTCTTGCTGATCTTTTCGAAAAAATCAAAGGAAACGCTCAGGAAGCTGACATTAAAGCTGATATTGAAAAAGCTCTTGCTGAAGGACCTAGAGTAGCAATGGTAAATTCTGACAAAGGAATTACTAACTTCCACGTACCTTCTGACATCATCGTCGATGCCTCTATGGCTGCCCTTGTAAGAGGAGGAGGTAAAATGTGGAACAAAGACGGACATGAGGAAGATACCGTTTGTATTATTCCGGACCGTTCTTATGCTGGTTTCTATCAATCTGTGATTGATGATATGAAAGCGCACGGAAAATTAGACCCTACCACTATGGGATCTGTTCCAAACGTAGGTTTAATGGCTCAGAAAGCTGAAGAATATGGTTCTCACGATAAAACTTTCCAATTGTCAGCTGACGGAACTGTAGAAGTTCAGGATGAAGCCGGAAACGTTCTTCTTTCTCAGAAAGTAGAAAAAGATGATATCTTCAGAATGTGTCAGACTAAAGATGCTCCTATCCAGGACTGGGTAAAATTAGCGGTAAACAGATCAAGATTATCTGATACTCCTGCTATCTTCTGGTTAGACAAAGGAAGAGCTCACGACAGAGAAATCATCAAAAAAGTAGAGAAATATCTTGCTGATCACGATACAACAGGTCTTGACATCAGAATCCTTGATGTAAAAGACGCTATGACTGAAACATTGAAGAGAGCAAGAGAAGGTAAAGATACAATCTCAGTTTCCGGAAACGTATTGAGAGATTATTTAACTGACCTTTTCCCAATCCTTGAGCTTGGTACTTCTGCAAAAATGCTTTCTATCGTTCCATTGATGAATGGTGGTGGTTTATTTGAAACTGGTGCCGGAGGTTCTGCTCCAAAACATATTGAGCAGTTCCTGGAAGAAGGATACCTAAGATGGGATTCTCTGGGTGAATTCTTAGCACTTCAGGCTTCTTTAGAGCATCTTGCACAAACTCAAGGGAATACAAAATCTCAGGTTTTAGCTGATGCATTGGATGAAGCTAACGCTAAATTCTTAGCTACAGATAAATCTCCTGCAAGAAAAGTAGGTCAGATAGACAACAGAGGTTCTCACTTCTATTTAGCAATGTATTGGGCTGAAGCGTTGGCGAACCAGACTGCTGATGCTGAACTGGCTGCTCAGTTTGCTCCTGTTGCTCAGGCAATGCAGGAAAATGAAGAAGTAATCAATGCTGAATTAATTGGTGCTCAGGGTAAACCTCAAAACATTGAAGGTTACTACAAAGCTGATACATATAAAACATATGCAGCCATGAGACCTAGCACTGTTTTAAATGAAATTATTGACGGAATCTAA
- the tpx gene encoding thiol peroxidase produces MSTTITLKGNEVHTIGALPSVGTTVKDFALVDSGLNVKTLQNFDGKKKVFNIFPSIDTPTCAASSRKFNEEASKLDNTVIINVSKDLPFALGRFCAVEGLNNVETLSDFRSSFGDDYEVTIADSPMKGLLSRAVIVTDENNKVVYTEQVPEIANEPNYDAALAALK; encoded by the coding sequence ATGTCAACGACAATCACTTTAAAAGGAAACGAAGTACACACAATAGGAGCATTACCATCAGTAGGAACCACTGTAAAAGACTTTGCATTGGTAGATTCAGGATTAAATGTAAAAACACTTCAAAATTTTGACGGAAAGAAAAAAGTATTCAATATTTTCCCAAGCATTGATACCCCTACCTGTGCCGCTTCTTCCAGAAAATTCAATGAGGAAGCTTCAAAGCTTGATAATACGGTGATCATCAATGTTTCTAAAGACCTTCCATTTGCATTAGGAAGATTCTGCGCGGTAGAAGGATTGAATAATGTAGAAACACTTTCAGACTTCAGAAGCAGCTTTGGGGACGATTATGAAGTGACCATCGCAGATTCTCCTATGAAAGGATTACTGAGCCGTGCCGTGATCGTTACTGACGAAAACAATAAAGTAGTATATACTGAGCAGGTTCCGGAAATTGCTAATGAACCTAATTACGATGCCGCTCTTGCAGCATTGAAATAA
- a CDS encoding VOC family protein produces the protein MVKRIVVNIKTNTISKASRFYQDILGLEVLMDHGWIKTLGNEEEAKAQISFAEQGGNDTEVPDLSIEVDNVDEIYDKMKKAGFEITYELTHEEWGVRRFFVIDPFDKLINILSHQ, from the coding sequence ATGGTAAAAAGAATCGTAGTCAATATTAAAACGAATACTATTTCCAAAGCCAGCCGGTTTTATCAGGATATTCTGGGACTGGAGGTTTTGATGGATCATGGCTGGATTAAAACATTGGGTAATGAGGAAGAAGCCAAAGCTCAGATCAGCTTTGCTGAACAGGGTGGAAACGATACAGAAGTTCCAGATCTTTCCATTGAAGTGGATAATGTGGATGAAATCTATGATAAAATGAAAAAGGCAGGCTTTGAAATCACTTATGAACTTACCCATGAAGAATGGGGAGTACGAAGATTTTTCGTTATAGATCCATTTGATAAGCTGATTAATATACTGTCTCACCAATAA
- a CDS encoding DUF763 domain-containing protein, with protein sequence MKRSGTADLPLHYGKVPPWLYERMSVLGLSIIEVILMDYGKDEVLRRLADPFWFQSFGAVMGMDWHSSGITTSVMGALKRSVNPNSQSLGLYICGGKGKFSRETPSELIKIADKTGLNGTELVRASKLSAKVDNTAIQDGYQLYLHNFILSDNGNWSVIQQGMHESDGTARRYHWHSENVTSFVEQPHTGINGISRGRILNLTDTEASENRKGILDISHTDSAEVMKDFARLILPAHHDVQASDVDLKRLGALLYVTREQQPQNFEDLLMLEGVGPRTMQSLALVSEVIHGAPSRFADPARFSFAHGGKDGHPFPVPINTYDESISILRKGIEKSKLGNSDKLNSLNKLHQIIAKAEKDFTPDFDIQQVIEEERQNSWRFGGKTIFGDAQKPTAPKSIQLSLF encoded by the coding sequence ATGAAACGATCAGGAACAGCAGATTTACCTCTTCACTATGGCAAAGTACCGCCATGGCTGTATGAACGCATGTCTGTTCTGGGGCTTTCCATTATTGAAGTCATTCTCATGGATTACGGTAAAGACGAGGTCTTACGCCGTCTGGCAGATCCATTCTGGTTCCAGAGCTTTGGAGCGGTGATGGGAATGGACTGGCATTCTTCAGGGATTACCACTTCCGTTATGGGAGCTTTAAAACGTTCTGTTAACCCAAATTCTCAGTCGCTGGGGCTTTATATCTGTGGCGGAAAAGGGAAGTTTTCCCGCGAAACTCCATCAGAGCTCATTAAAATTGCAGATAAAACCGGACTGAACGGAACAGAACTGGTAAGAGCCAGCAAGCTTTCTGCAAAAGTAGATAATACGGCCATCCAGGATGGTTACCAGCTGTATTTACACAATTTCATTCTTTCAGACAATGGAAACTGGAGCGTCATTCAGCAGGGAATGCATGAATCTGACGGAACAGCAAGACGTTATCACTGGCACTCGGAAAACGTTACCTCTTTTGTAGAACAGCCGCACACAGGAATCAATGGGATTTCAAGAGGAAGAATTCTTAACCTTACCGATACTGAAGCTTCAGAGAACAGGAAAGGAATTCTGGATATTTCCCACACCGATTCTGCGGAAGTGATGAAAGATTTTGCAAGACTGATTCTTCCTGCCCACCATGATGTTCAGGCTTCTGATGTTGATTTGAAAAGACTGGGAGCACTTTTATATGTTACCAGAGAACAGCAGCCACAGAATTTTGAAGATCTGCTGATGCTGGAAGGAGTAGGGCCAAGAACCATGCAGTCTTTGGCTCTGGTCAGTGAAGTGATTCACGGAGCGCCGTCAAGATTTGCAGACCCGGCAAGGTTTTCCTTTGCTCATGGCGGTAAAGACGGACACCCTTTCCCGGTGCCGATCAATACGTATGATGAAAGTATCAGCATCCTGAGAAAAGGGATTGAAAAATCCAAACTTGGAAATTCTGATAAGCTGAATTCTTTAAATAAACTTCATCAGATCATAGCAAAAGCAGAAAAAGATTTCACTCCGGATTTTGATATTCAGCAGGTGATTGAAGAAGAAAGGCAGAATTCCTGGCGTTTTGGTGGGAAAACGATATTCGGCGATGCCCAGAAACCCACTGCTCCAAAATCAATACAGCTTTCCCTGTTTTAA
- a CDS encoding Crp/Fnr family transcriptional regulator, producing MTNKALETCYDFPFFFPEELAEIFQAHEKTSFQKGDFILEEGKTANEYYILESGLARSYVNDFNGNEVTTHFFVENEVIIEVLSMFQRVPSQENIVCITDCECWRLDYDTFQELFHKIPNLREWGRSWMSQELFAYKQRSVEMFTLSATRRYLNLLEQKSKVIQFAPLKQIASYLGVTDTSLSRIRKEIVSHPKKN from the coding sequence ATGACCAATAAAGCTTTAGAAACCTGCTATGATTTCCCCTTTTTTTTCCCTGAAGAGCTTGCTGAAATATTCCAGGCTCATGAAAAAACATCTTTCCAGAAAGGTGATTTCATTCTTGAGGAAGGAAAAACAGCCAATGAATATTATATTCTTGAAAGCGGATTGGCGCGTTCCTATGTGAATGATTTCAACGGAAATGAAGTAACAACCCACTTTTTTGTAGAAAATGAAGTCATTATTGAGGTTTTGTCAATGTTTCAGCGGGTTCCGTCTCAGGAAAATATTGTTTGTATTACCGACTGCGAGTGCTGGAGGCTGGATTATGATACCTTCCAGGAGTTGTTCCATAAAATCCCAAACCTCAGGGAATGGGGAAGATCATGGATGTCTCAGGAGCTTTTTGCCTACAAACAAAGATCTGTAGAAATGTTTACCCTTTCTGCCACCAGAAGATACCTTAATCTGCTGGAGCAAAAATCTAAAGTCATACAATTTGCCCCCTTGAAACAAATAGCGTCCTATCTGGGAGTTACAGATACTTCCCTGAGCCGTATCCGTAAGGAAATCGTTTCTCATCCCAAGAAAAATTAA
- a CDS encoding VOC family protein, with amino-acid sequence MKVNQIYVNLPVKDVQKTKEFWTKVGFSINEQFSDDKATCVVLNDTIYVMFLQEDYFMTFTNKPVAKENTSQVLVAVGLNSREEVDKIVNTAVENGARQHEEPQDYGWMYQNSFWDPDGHGWNITFADMSQMPAE; translated from the coding sequence ATGAAAGTCAATCAAATTTATGTCAACCTTCCGGTAAAAGATGTACAGAAAACCAAAGAATTCTGGACTAAGGTAGGTTTTTCTATCAATGAACAATTCTCTGATGATAAAGCAACCTGCGTTGTTTTGAATGATACTATCTATGTGATGTTTCTCCAGGAAGATTATTTTATGACCTTCACCAATAAACCTGTTGCCAAAGAAAATACCAGTCAGGTTCTTGTAGCTGTAGGTTTGAACAGCCGTGAAGAAGTAGATAAAATAGTAAACACTGCTGTAGAGAACGGCGCACGGCAGCATGAAGAACCTCAGGATTACGGATGGATGTATCAGAACTCCTTCTGGGACCCGGATGGGCATGGCTGGAATATTACTTTTGCAGATATGTCTCAAATGCCTGCTGAATAA
- a CDS encoding VOC family protein, with protein MNITDIYVNLPVKDVQKTREFWTKLGFSINEQFSDDKAICVVMKENHIYTMFLKEEFFQTFTNRPFAKGDTTQVLLAIGVNSREEVDGMVKTAIENGGSKYSEPVDYGWMYQSSFADINGHQWEVMHGDASQIPAE; from the coding sequence ATGAATATTACAGATATTTACGTCAATTTACCTGTAAAAGACGTTCAAAAAACCAGAGAATTCTGGACGAAGCTTGGCTTTTCTATCAATGAACAGTTTTCAGATGATAAGGCCATATGTGTAGTCATGAAAGAAAATCATATCTACACCATGTTTCTCAAAGAAGAGTTCTTTCAAACCTTTACCAACAGACCTTTTGCTAAAGGAGATACAACACAGGTACTTCTGGCCATCGGGGTAAACAGCCGGGAAGAAGTAGACGGTATGGTAAAAACAGCGATCGAAAACGGAGGTTCAAAATACAGTGAGCCTGTAGATTACGGATGGATGTATCAAAGCAGTTTTGCTGATATCAACGGCCATCAGTGGGAAGTAATGCATGGTGATGCCTCTCAGATCCCTGCAGAATAA
- a CDS encoding DinB family protein, which produces MELVIPAYRMHSQSFMNVLDGISEEDALKRIENKTNHIVWMAGNFVNMRYGLGSVLGLQGEDPYNDLFFQGKALDENFKYPTLAELKENFHTISAKVFQKLHEVTDEELDEIFEIGMNIPFIKETKLNFVGMCIGREDYLCGQIGLMRRILDYPGMKYDVDENLKY; this is translated from the coding sequence ATGGAGCTCGTTATTCCGGCTTACAGAATGCATTCCCAAAGCTTTATGAACGTTTTGGACGGCATTTCGGAAGAAGACGCCTTGAAAAGAATTGAAAATAAAACCAATCATATCGTATGGATGGCAGGAAACTTTGTCAACATGCGCTACGGATTAGGTTCAGTACTTGGACTTCAGGGAGAAGACCCGTACAATGATTTGTTTTTCCAGGGGAAAGCACTGGATGAAAATTTTAAATATCCAACCCTTGCTGAACTGAAAGAAAACTTTCATACAATTTCAGCTAAAGTCTTTCAAAAACTTCATGAAGTAACCGATGAAGAGCTGGATGAAATATTTGAAATAGGAATGAACATCCCTTTCATTAAAGAAACAAAACTCAATTTTGTCGGAATGTGCATCGGCCGTGAAGACTATCTCTGCGGACAGATAGGTCTCATGCGCAGAATTTTGGATTATCCGGGAATGAAATATGATGTGGACGAAAATCTTAAATATTAA